In the Candidatus Rhodoblastus alkanivorans genome, one interval contains:
- a CDS encoding DUF1326 domain-containing protein: protein MTWSVEGTYIEACNCEAACPCIFLSPPTEDDCRVLVGWHIDKGRHGDAVLDGLNAALIAFAPGNMKDGQWKVALYLDSRGDDKQKAALQGIFSGADGGHLANLGPLIGEVLGARPARISFSESGNRQFRFEVDGAASTEMEAIQGQGGGTTEIKGHPLAISPGYPVTVSRASHLRIDDFGIKCEVGGRNGFFAPFAYQS from the coding sequence ATGACATGGAGCGTCGAAGGCACATATATCGAGGCTTGCAATTGCGAGGCGGCGTGTCCGTGCATCTTCCTCTCGCCGCCAACCGAGGATGATTGCAGAGTTCTTGTCGGATGGCACATTGACAAAGGTCGTCATGGCGACGCCGTTCTCGACGGGTTGAACGCCGCGCTCATCGCATTTGCGCCCGGCAATATGAAAGACGGCCAGTGGAAAGTTGCGCTCTATCTGGACAGTCGCGGCGACGACAAGCAAAAGGCCGCCCTCCAGGGAATATTCTCGGGCGCCGACGGCGGACATCTCGCCAACCTCGGACCGCTGATCGGCGAAGTCCTGGGCGCGCGCCCCGCAAGAATCAGCTTTAGCGAAAGCGGGAACCGACAGTTCCGTTTTGAAGTGGATGGCGCCGCTTCAACCGAGATGGAGGCGATTCAGGGCCAGGGCGGCGGAACGACCGAGATCAAGGGGCATCCGCTGGCAATATCGCCCGGATACCCTGTGACGGTATCCCGCGCTTCGCACCTCAGGATCGACGATTTCGGAATCAAATGCGAGGTCGGAGGGCGAAATGGTTTCTTCGCGCCGTTCGCCTACCAAAGTTGA
- the ilvN gene encoding acetolactate synthase small subunit — translation MNAQTPAALSPYSSSNGKASRTETHTLSVLVDNEPGVLARVVGLFSGRGYNIESLTVAEVAHAQQLSRITIVTTGTPETIEQISHQLERIVPIHKVTDLSLLGNAVERELAMIKVRGKGENRVEALRLAEAFRARVIDASLESFVFELTGAPKKIDDFVELMRPIGLVEVARTGVAAITRGPQGM, via the coding sequence ATGAACGCCCAGACCCCCGCCGCGCTCTCGCCCTATTCCTCATCCAACGGCAAGGCCTCGCGCACCGAGACCCACACCTTGTCCGTCCTGGTCGACAACGAGCCAGGCGTTCTCGCCCGCGTCGTCGGCCTGTTCTCGGGACGCGGCTATAATATCGAAAGCCTGACGGTGGCCGAAGTCGCCCACGCCCAGCAGCTTTCGCGCATCACGATCGTCACCACCGGCACGCCGGAGACGATCGAGCAGATTTCGCATCAGCTTGAGCGCATCGTCCCGATCCACAAGGTCACCGACCTCAGCCTGCTCGGCAATGCGGTCGAGCGCGAACTGGCGATGATCAAGGTGCGCGGCAAGGGCGAGAACCGGGTCGAGGCTTTGCGCCTCGCCGAGGCGTTTCGCGCCCGCGTCATCGACGCCTCGCTGGAAAGCTTTGTGTTCGAACTGACCGGTGCGCCGAAAAAGATCGACGACTTTGTCGAGCTCATGCGACCGATCGGGCTGGTCGAGGTCGCGCGCACCGGCGTCGCGGCGATCACCCGCGGACCGCAGGGCATGTGA
- a CDS encoding GCG_CRPN prefix-to-repeats domain-containing protein yields the protein MKVLRTVLLGVVILSTALSSAIAPAFALGGCGPNRHRNAWGRCVWGGQNEGWCRRHTGHRAVRMPNGTLRCFR from the coding sequence ATGAAAGTGCTCAGGACCGTGTTGCTCGGCGTCGTGATTCTTTCCACCGCCTTGTCGTCGGCGATTGCGCCGGCGTTCGCGTTGGGCGGCTGCGGTCCTAACCGGCATCGCAATGCGTGGGGCCGATGCGTATGGGGCGGTCAAAATGAAGGCTGGTGCCGGAGACATACGGGCCATAGAGCCGTTCGTATGCCCAATGGAACGCTGCGCTGCTTCAGGTGA
- a CDS encoding alpha-keto acid decarboxylase family protein, translating into MATSVIQYVLRRLRDIGVTDVFGVPGDYAFPVNDAICNEPGLRWIGCCNELSAAYAAEGYARIRGVGALCTTYGVGELSAINGVAGAYAEHLPVFHLVGAPNVAIQESRALMHHTLGNGEYDLFRRMSEPVVCAHAVMTPQNVAYETERLIAEALYHLRPVYMVFPADLASAPVAGEARAIASPQSDPDALAHVSEVIVEAIDKARSACVLPGVLIARAGLQPALHELIAVSGLPFATMFMDKSVLDETHPCYVGMYDGALMQPEVRAFVEEADQVLAIGTLMTDFNTGAFTSRLDPARTISIGKHRVRVGDKTFFNAELGDLLKSLTSRLSRRDWPKIAPKRLGKATGAGDDKIDAAALYPRLAGFLRENDILFAETGTTSMGLGFAQMPSGANFYNQTLWGSIGWATPAAFGASIAAPERRVVLLTGDGAHQFTVQEISQFARYGRKPIVFVVNNSGYLIERLLCREPGIAYNDIAPWRYSLLPQAFGCDGWFSARVETCAEFDQALEAASHAETGVYIEIVTDAYAASDLATKMHQTFRKLYE; encoded by the coding sequence ATGGCCACGAGTGTCATCCAATATGTTTTGCGACGCCTTCGCGACATCGGCGTGACCGATGTTTTCGGCGTGCCGGGCGATTACGCCTTTCCGGTCAATGACGCCATCTGCAACGAGCCCGGTCTGCGCTGGATCGGCTGCTGCAACGAGCTCAGCGCCGCTTATGCCGCCGAGGGTTACGCCAGGATCAGGGGCGTCGGCGCGCTCTGCACCACTTATGGGGTGGGCGAGCTTTCGGCGATCAACGGCGTCGCCGGCGCCTATGCCGAACATCTCCCGGTGTTTCATCTCGTCGGCGCGCCCAATGTCGCGATCCAGGAATCGCGCGCTCTTATGCACCACACGCTGGGAAATGGTGAGTACGACCTGTTTCGCCGCATGTCCGAGCCGGTGGTCTGCGCCCATGCGGTGATGACCCCGCAGAATGTCGCCTATGAAACCGAACGGCTGATCGCCGAGGCGCTCTATCATCTGCGCCCGGTCTACATGGTCTTTCCCGCCGATCTCGCCTCCGCGCCCGTCGCCGGCGAGGCGCGTGCGATCGCCTCGCCGCAAAGCGACCCGGACGCTTTGGCCCATGTGAGCGAGGTGATTGTTGAGGCGATCGACAAGGCGCGCTCGGCCTGCGTCCTGCCCGGCGTGCTGATCGCTCGCGCCGGATTGCAGCCCGCCCTGCATGAGCTGATCGCCGTTTCGGGCCTGCCCTTCGCCACCATGTTCATGGACAAATCCGTGCTCGACGAGACCCATCCCTGCTACGTCGGCATGTATGACGGCGCGCTGATGCAGCCCGAGGTGCGCGCCTTTGTCGAAGAGGCGGACCAGGTTCTGGCCATCGGCACATTGATGACCGATTTCAACACCGGGGCTTTCACCTCGCGGCTCGATCCCGCCAGAACCATTTCCATCGGCAAGCATCGCGTCCGGGTTGGCGACAAGACTTTTTTCAATGCCGAACTCGGCGATTTGCTGAAAAGCCTGACCTCGCGGCTTTCGCGCCGCGACTGGCCGAAGATCGCGCCGAAGAGGCTCGGTAAGGCGACAGGCGCGGGCGATGACAAGATTGACGCCGCCGCGCTCTATCCGCGCCTCGCCGGTTTCCTGCGCGAGAACGACATTCTTTTCGCCGAAACCGGCACCACCTCGATGGGGCTCGGTTTCGCGCAAATGCCTTCCGGCGCCAATTTCTACAACCAGACCCTGTGGGGCTCGATCGGCTGGGCCACGCCCGCGGCTTTCGGCGCTTCGATCGCAGCGCCCGAGCGGCGCGTCGTGCTGCTCACCGGCGACGGCGCTCATCAGTTCACGGTCCAGGAGATCAGCCAGTTCGCGCGCTACGGGCGGAAGCCGATCGTCTTCGTGGTCAATAATTCCGGCTATCTGATCGAGCGCCTGTTATGCCGCGAGCCCGGGATCGCCTATAACGACATCGCGCCCTGGCGATACAGCCTGTTGCCACAGGCCTTCGGCTGCGACGGCTGGTTCTCGGCGCGGGTCGAAACCTGCGCCGAATTCGATCAGGCGCTGGAGGCGGCGAGCCACGCCGAGACGGGCGTCTATATCGAAATCGTCACCGACGCTTATGCGGCGTCGGACCTGGCGACGAAGATGCACCAGACGTTCCGCAAGCTCTACGAGTGA
- a CDS encoding acetolactate synthase 3 large subunit, whose protein sequence is MSKTMTGAEMVVQALQDQGVTHLFGYPGGAVLPIYDALFHQTRIQHVLVRHEQGAAHAAEGYARSSGKVGCLLVTSGPGATNAITGLTDALMDSIPVVCITGQVPTHLIGSDAFQECDTVGITRHCTKHNYLVRRIEDLPRILHEAFYIARSGRPGPVVIDIPKDVQFASGTYNPPKNIQHKTYQPQLKGDLGKIKQALAMMAKAKKPIFYTGGGVINAGPMASTLLRELVAQTGFPITSTLMGLGAYPASGKAWLGMLGMHGSYEANNAMHDCDLMIAVGARFDDRITGRLDAFAPYSKKIHIDIDPSSINKNVPVDLAIVGDCAHVLEDMVRLWRSEALAADKKALQDWWGQIDRWRGRNSFGYKKSDTVIKPQYAVERLYALTKGRKTLITTEVGQHQMWAAQHYRFEEPNRWMTSGGLGTMGYGLPAAIGAQLANRDALVVDIAGEASILMNIQELSTAKQFRCPVKVFILNNEYMGMVRQWQELLHGGRYSSSYSEALPDFVKLAEAYGIKGMRCSDPSQLDAAIQEMIDSPEAVLFDCVVDKAENCLPMIPSGKAHNEMILPDADEDIGNVIDDKGKMLV, encoded by the coding sequence ATGTCGAAGACGATGACCGGCGCCGAAATGGTGGTGCAGGCCCTGCAGGATCAGGGCGTGACGCATTTGTTCGGATATCCGGGCGGCGCGGTCCTTCCGATCTATGACGCGCTTTTTCATCAGACCAGGATCCAGCATGTTCTCGTCCGCCACGAGCAGGGCGCGGCCCATGCGGCGGAGGGCTACGCCCGCTCGTCGGGCAAGGTCGGCTGCCTGCTGGTGACGTCGGGTCCCGGCGCGACCAACGCCATCACCGGCCTGACCGACGCCTTGATGGATTCGATCCCCGTCGTCTGCATCACCGGCCAGGTGCCGACCCATCTTATCGGTTCGGACGCCTTCCAGGAATGCGACACGGTGGGCATCACCCGCCATTGCACGAAACATAATTATCTCGTCCGCCGGATCGAGGACCTGCCCCGCATCCTGCACGAGGCCTTCTATATCGCGCGCTCGGGCCGCCCCGGCCCGGTGGTGATCGATATTCCGAAGGACGTGCAATTCGCGTCGGGGACCTATAACCCGCCGAAGAACATCCAGCACAAGACCTACCAGCCGCAGCTCAAGGGCGATCTCGGCAAGATCAAGCAGGCCTTGGCGATGATGGCCAAGGCCAAAAAGCCGATTTTTTATACCGGCGGCGGCGTCATCAACGCCGGCCCGATGGCCTCGACCCTGCTGCGCGAACTGGTGGCGCAGACCGGATTTCCCATCACCTCGACCCTGATGGGCCTCGGCGCCTATCCGGCCTCGGGCAAGGCCTGGCTCGGGATGTTGGGCATGCACGGCTCCTATGAGGCGAACAACGCCATGCACGATTGCGATCTGATGATCGCCGTCGGCGCGCGTTTCGACGATCGCATCACCGGCCGTCTCGACGCCTTCGCGCCTTATTCGAAGAAGATCCACATCGACATCGACCCATCCTCGATCAACAAGAACGTGCCGGTCGATCTCGCCATCGTCGGCGACTGCGCCCATGTGCTCGAGGACATGGTGCGGCTGTGGCGCTCGGAGGCGCTCGCCGCCGACAAGAAGGCGTTGCAGGACTGGTGGGGCCAGATCGACCGCTGGCGCGGCCGCAATTCCTTCGGCTACAAGAAGTCGGACACGGTCATCAAACCGCAATATGCGGTCGAGCGGCTTTATGCGTTGACCAAGGGCCGCAAGACCCTGATCACCACCGAGGTCGGCCAGCATCAGATGTGGGCGGCGCAGCATTACCGCTTCGAGGAGCCCAACCGCTGGATGACGTCGGGCGGCCTCGGCACCATGGGCTATGGCCTGCCGGCGGCGATCGGAGCCCAGCTCGCCAACCGCGACGCTCTGGTGGTCGATATCGCGGGCGAGGCCTCCATCTTGATGAACATTCAGGAGCTTTCGACAGCGAAGCAGTTCCGCTGCCCGGTCAAGGTCTTCATCCTGAACAACGAATATATGGGCATGGTGCGCCAGTGGCAGGAATTGCTGCATGGCGGGCGCTATTCCTCGTCCTATTCCGAGGCTCTGCCCGATTTCGTCAAGCTCGCGGAGGCCTATGGGATCAAGGGGATGCGCTGCTCCGATCCCTCGCAGCTCGACGCCGCGATCCAGGAAATGATCGACAGTCCCGAGGCGGTGTTGTTCGACTGCGTCGTGGACAAGGCCGAGAACTGCCTGCCGATGATCCCGTCGGGCAAGGCCCACAACGAAATGATCCTGCCCGACGCCGACGAGGATATCGGCAATGTCATCGACGACAAGGGCAAGATGCTGGTGTGA
- a CDS encoding DUF2182 domain-containing protein encodes MVSSRRSPTKVDQSVTASSRELIFERPWTAAGIWAATLGGWLVLLWGATNMDSPAAQLAMPTGEWSTANWFAVFVMWAVMMAAMMLPSAAPMAMCFSALNRRRGDGARTFFFVAAYLALWGAFSGAATAAQWALQSAGWISPMIVSMSPVFSAALLLIAGVFQFSPIKLACLRACRSPLGFLMNDWSDGLLGAWRMGMRHGLYCIGCCWGLMALLFVGGAMNLLWVVALAALVAIEKLAPKGELVARLLGVVMIGAGVVSWTRPLLA; translated from the coding sequence ATGGTTTCTTCGCGCCGTTCGCCTACCAAAGTTGATCAGAGCGTCACCGCGTCATCGCGCGAACTGATCTTCGAGCGCCCATGGACGGCGGCGGGCATTTGGGCGGCGACGCTCGGAGGATGGCTCGTCCTGTTGTGGGGAGCCACCAACATGGACAGTCCGGCGGCCCAGCTGGCCATGCCGACAGGCGAATGGTCGACGGCGAACTGGTTTGCGGTTTTCGTCATGTGGGCCGTTATGATGGCGGCGATGATGCTGCCTTCGGCGGCGCCGATGGCGATGTGTTTTTCGGCGCTGAACCGGCGGCGCGGCGACGGCGCGAGAACCTTCTTTTTCGTGGCCGCATATCTCGCCTTATGGGGCGCTTTCAGCGGCGCGGCGACCGCCGCGCAATGGGCGCTGCAATCGGCCGGATGGATCTCGCCAATGATTGTGAGCATGTCGCCTGTGTTCAGCGCGGCGCTTCTCCTGATCGCGGGCGTTTTTCAGTTCAGCCCGATCAAACTTGCCTGTCTGCGCGCGTGTCGTTCGCCGCTTGGCTTCCTGATGAACGACTGGAGCGATGGGCTTCTCGGCGCCTGGCGGATGGGAATGCGCCACGGCCTTTATTGTATTGGGTGCTGCTGGGGGCTGATGGCGCTTCTGTTTGTCGGCGGCGCGATGAATCTGCTCTGGGTCGTCGCCCTCGCCGCACTTGTCGCGATAGAAAAACTCGCGCCAAAGGGTGAACTGGTCGCCCGCTTGTTGGGCGTGGTCATGATCGGCGCTGGCGTTGTAAGTTGGACCCGGCCTTTACTGGCGTGA
- the cimA gene encoding citramalate synthase, with amino-acid sequence MSRERVTLFDTTLRDGAQTTGVDFSLDDKKQIAALLDALGIDYVEGGYPGANPLDTEFFKSRRTAKARFAAFGMTRRAGRSASNDPGIAALLDSAADSIVFVAKSWDYQVLVALGCSLEENLDGITDSVRAAVASGRETILDCEHFFDGYKANPEYAIQCAAAAYAAGARWIALCDTNGGTLPHEVEEIVRAVSVHVPGDHLAIHAHNDTEQAVANSLAAVRAGARQIHGTLNGLGERCGNANLCSIIPTLMLKPEYSEKYEIGVTEESLRGLTKISHALDELLNRAPNRHAPYVGASAFATKAGIHASAVMKDPRTYEHVTPESVGNSRRVLVSDQAGKSNILAELERLGVPVGREDPRIARLLVAVKDKEAQGYAFEGADASFELLARRVLGHVPDYFEVDRFRVDVERRHNARGELETFSEATVRVNIDGQSLISAAEGNGPVHALYGALCKDLGKYQQYIDDIELLDFKVRIFQGGADAVTRVLIEFGDKDGETWTTVGVSPNLIDASFQALLDAIQYKLLKAGA; translated from the coding sequence ATGAGCCGCGAACGCGTCACGCTTTTCGACACCACTTTGCGCGACGGCGCCCAGACCACCGGCGTCGATTTCTCGCTCGACGACAAGAAGCAGATCGCGGCTCTGCTCGACGCGCTCGGCATCGATTATGTCGAGGGCGGCTATCCCGGCGCCAATCCGCTCGACACCGAATTCTTCAAGAGCCGGAGGACAGCCAAGGCGCGCTTCGCCGCCTTCGGCATGACCCGGCGCGCGGGGCGCTCCGCCTCCAACGACCCCGGAATCGCCGCCCTGCTCGACAGCGCCGCCGATTCAATCGTTTTCGTCGCCAAGAGCTGGGATTATCAGGTGCTTGTGGCGCTCGGCTGCTCGCTTGAGGAAAATCTCGACGGCATCACCGACAGCGTCCGCGCCGCGGTAGCCTCCGGGCGCGAGACCATTCTCGATTGCGAGCATTTCTTCGACGGCTACAAGGCCAATCCCGAATATGCGATTCAATGCGCCGCGGCGGCCTATGCTGCCGGCGCGCGCTGGATCGCCTTGTGCGACACCAATGGCGGCACGCTTCCCCACGAGGTCGAAGAAATCGTCCGCGCGGTTTCGGTCCATGTGCCGGGCGACCACCTCGCCATCCACGCCCATAACGACACCGAGCAGGCGGTGGCCAATTCGCTCGCCGCCGTGCGCGCCGGGGCGCGGCAGATTCACGGCACGCTCAACGGCCTCGGCGAGCGCTGCGGCAACGCCAATCTGTGCTCGATCATTCCGACGCTGATGTTGAAGCCGGAATATTCCGAGAAATACGAGATCGGCGTGACCGAAGAGAGCCTGCGCGGCCTGACCAAGATCAGCCATGCGCTCGACGAATTGCTCAACCGCGCGCCCAACCGCCACGCGCCCTATGTCGGCGCCTCGGCCTTCGCCACCAAGGCGGGCATCCACGCTTCCGCCGTGATGAAGGACCCGCGCACCTATGAGCACGTCACGCCGGAAAGCGTTGGCAACAGCCGCCGCGTGCTGGTGTCCGACCAGGCCGGCAAATCGAACATTCTCGCCGAGCTGGAGCGGCTTGGCGTGCCGGTCGGCAGGGAAGATCCGCGCATCGCCCGCCTTCTGGTCGCGGTCAAGGACAAGGAGGCGCAGGGCTATGCCTTCGAGGGCGCCGACGCCAGTTTCGAACTGCTGGCGCGCCGCGTGCTTGGCCATGTGCCGGATTATTTCGAGGTCGATCGCTTCCGCGTCGATGTCGAGCGCCGCCACAATGCGCGCGGCGAACTGGAGACTTTTTCCGAGGCCACCGTGCGGGTCAATATCGACGGCCAGAGCCTGATCTCGGCCGCCGAGGGCAACGGCCCCGTCCATGCGCTCTATGGCGCCCTGTGCAAGGACCTCGGCAAATATCAGCAATATATCGACGATATCGAACTGCTCGATTTCAAGGTCCGCATCTTCCAGGGCGGCGCCGACGCCGTGACCCGGGTGCTGATCGAATTCGGCGACAAGGATGGGGAAACCTGGACCACGGTCGGGGTGTCGCCCAACCTCATCGACGCCTCGTTCCAGGCTTTGCTCGACGCGATTCAATACAAGCTGCTGAAAGCGGGGGCCTGA
- a CDS encoding GNAT family N-acetyltransferase, whose translation MRENIALRPALPADAPALAALFRASVEVLAQEDYSEAQVEAWAALADDEAAFAKKLADELTIVATVGSEIAGFASLKGADHLDMLYVHPAHIRRGVGTGLCDAMEKLAGARRAASLTADVSDCAHAFFAARKYEAQKRNMVFLGDEVLGNTTMTKKLASAPEKIQ comes from the coding sequence ATGCGCGAGAATATCGCCCTGCGCCCCGCTTTGCCCGCCGACGCCCCGGCTCTGGCCGCGCTGTTTCGCGCCAGCGTCGAGGTACTGGCGCAGGAGGATTACAGCGAGGCGCAGGTCGAGGCCTGGGCGGCGCTGGCCGACGACGAAGCGGCCTTTGCAAAAAAACTCGCCGACGAACTGACCATTGTCGCGACGGTCGGCAGCGAAATCGCCGGCTTCGCCAGCCTCAAGGGCGCCGACCATCTCGACATGCTCTATGTCCATCCCGCGCACATTCGGCGCGGCGTGGGAACCGGACTCTGCGACGCGATGGAAAAGCTCGCCGGCGCACGTCGCGCCGCCAGTCTCACCGCCGACGTCTCCGATTGCGCGCACGCCTTTTTCGCCGCACGCAAATATGAGGCGCAAAAGCGCAACATGGTTTTCCTGGGCGACGAGGTCCTGGGCAACACCACCATGACCAAGAAACTCGCCTCGGCGCCTGAGAAGATCCAATGA
- a CDS encoding acyltransferase family protein: protein MDKLVSGARAGAATKPLGHHDFRPDINGLRALAVLGVVAFHAHHGLLPGGFTGVDVFFVISGFLITRIILSEREAEKFSLLFFYAKRAKRILPALLLVTSFVWVLGWLWADPRQFRMIGGHIEASSYFTVNLWLLRQTAGIGGYFDIASNSKPLLHLWSLSIEEQFYLFWPATMLLLFSAGRRWLGPGIALIFALSLAFCLYETPRDPSAAFYLPWTRAWELALGALLAWREVFILHRAPHPERPWADVGAGLGVALICASYVLLDETQAFPGWRALAPALGSALVIAFPGSRIGAYVLGNRVAQFFGLISYPLYLWHWPLFAFAHIRPGVTPDGATMAALSALAVVLAYLTWRFVERPVGHLFRRRPRAVALALVALLGVTGVVGSATRVADGVPNRFPPEVVRIFNYTKTGADLPRLQACFYQREEKRFSLEEERRRAASFFEANHCGVIADPRKPTIMIVGDSHAAVLFVGLEHEFAGRANVVAMTATYCMPLIENTPMDQGAGGTPRCHAINQYVFRQIRAIKPDVLVVGAYFASYASDHAWLYPNYFNDFLANVHRLHKDGVKNIVIAGEIPTWSPFLPILVGLDVNTGKKPPEFSAIGLRPESRAADARLKKMDWGPGATYVSQAAKLCRAGECRRLVGDKLPEDMIAVDYGHYSFDGSIFAVKNILAPVIDPLLGKARGN, encoded by the coding sequence TTGGATAAGCTCGTCTCCGGAGCGCGCGCGGGCGCTGCGACAAAACCGCTCGGGCATCATGATTTCCGTCCCGACATCAACGGCCTGCGCGCGCTGGCCGTGCTCGGAGTCGTGGCCTTTCATGCCCATCACGGCCTGCTGCCGGGCGGCTTTACCGGCGTTGATGTCTTTTTCGTCATTTCCGGCTTCCTCATCACCCGCATCATCCTGAGCGAGCGTGAGGCGGAAAAATTTTCGCTGCTGTTCTTCTACGCAAAGCGCGCCAAGCGGATTCTGCCGGCGCTGCTGCTTGTCACTTCCTTTGTTTGGGTCCTCGGCTGGCTGTGGGCCGATCCGCGCCAGTTCCGGATGATCGGCGGCCATATCGAGGCCAGTTCCTATTTCACCGTCAATCTGTGGCTGTTGCGCCAGACGGCGGGGATCGGAGGCTATTTCGACATCGCTTCCAATTCCAAACCGCTGCTGCATCTGTGGTCGCTGAGCATCGAGGAGCAGTTTTATCTGTTCTGGCCGGCGACGATGCTGCTGCTGTTTTCCGCCGGGCGGCGCTGGCTCGGGCCCGGAATCGCGCTGATCTTCGCGCTGTCGCTGGCCTTCTGCCTCTATGAGACGCCGCGCGACCCTTCAGCCGCCTTCTATCTGCCGTGGACCCGCGCCTGGGAACTGGCGCTCGGCGCGCTGCTGGCGTGGCGGGAAGTGTTCATTCTGCATCGCGCGCCCCATCCCGAGCGGCCTTGGGCCGATGTCGGCGCGGGGCTCGGGGTCGCGCTGATCTGCGCTTCTTATGTCCTGCTCGACGAAACGCAAGCTTTCCCCGGCTGGCGGGCGCTGGCGCCGGCGCTCGGCAGCGCCTTGGTGATCGCCTTTCCGGGCTCGCGCATCGGCGCTTATGTGCTCGGCAACCGCGTCGCGCAATTTTTCGGACTGATTTCCTATCCGCTTTATCTCTGGCACTGGCCCTTGTTCGCCTTCGCCCATATCCGGCCCGGCGTGACGCCGGACGGCGCCACCATGGCGGCGCTGTCCGCGCTCGCTGTCGTCCTCGCTTATCTGACCTGGCGTTTCGTCGAGCGGCCGGTCGGCCACCTCTTCCGTCGCCGCCCGCGCGCCGTCGCGCTGGCGCTGGTCGCGCTGCTTGGCGTCACCGGCGTCGTCGGCAGCGCCACCAGAGTCGCGGACGGCGTTCCAAACCGCTTCCCGCCGGAAGTCGTCCGCATCTTCAATTACACCAAGACAGGCGCCGACCTGCCGCGCCTGCAGGCCTGCTTCTATCAGCGCGAGGAAAAGCGCTTTTCCCTAGAAGAGGAAAGGCGGCGCGCCGCGTCCTTCTTCGAGGCGAATCATTGCGGCGTCATCGCCGATCCGCGCAAGCCGACCATCATGATCGTCGGCGATTCCCACGCCGCCGTTCTCTTCGTCGGGCTGGAGCATGAATTTGCCGGGCGCGCCAATGTCGTCGCGATGACCGCGACCTATTGCATGCCGCTGATCGAGAACACGCCGATGGATCAGGGCGCCGGGGGCACGCCGCGCTGCCACGCGATCAACCAATATGTATTCCGGCAGATTCGCGCGATCAAGCCGGACGTTCTGGTGGTGGGGGCCTATTTCGCCTCCTACGCCTCCGATCACGCCTGGCTCTATCCGAATTATTTCAACGATTTCCTCGCCAATGTGCACAGGCTGCACAAGGATGGGGTGAAGAATATCGTGATCGCCGGCGAAATCCCGACCTGGTCGCCCTTCCTGCCCATTCTGGTCGGGCTCGATGTCAACACCGGCAAAAAGCCGCCGGAATTTTCCGCCATCGGCCTGCGGCCTGAATCGCGCGCCGCCGACGCGCGGCTCAAAAAAATGGATTGGGGGCCGGGCGCAACTTACGTGTCCCAGGCCGCAAAATTGTGCCGCGCCGGCGAATGCCGCCGTCTGGTCGGCGACAAGTTGCCGGAGGACATGATCGCGGTCGATTACGGCCATTACAGTTTCGACGGCTCGATTTTCGCGGTCAAAAATATTCTTGCGCCGGTCATCGACCCGCTTCTGGGCAAGGCGCGGGGAAACTAG
- the ppk2 gene encoding polyphosphate kinase 2: MPAPAVPAPKAAAKPAAKPKAPEPEVSPQHHIAQMRHDPVAIRRVFETGEYPYAVHMRTAPYEEHMLKLQQELLKAQRWVETSGEKIVMLFEGRDAAGKGGTIKRYMEHMNPRTARVVALQKPTERERTQWFFQRYISQLPSAGELCLFDRSWYNRAGVERVMGFCTPSEYLEFMRQCPEVERMLTRAGVRLVKYWFSVSREEQRRRFEARKIDPLKQWKLSPIDLASLDKWDEYTEAKEAMFFYTDTADAPWTIIKADDKKRARLNCMTHFLWTLPYPNKDASIVRPPDPLIVGSTEHVIGHDMHIIEKTVHPANKRG, encoded by the coding sequence ATGCCCGCGCCGGCCGTCCCGGCGCCCAAAGCCGCCGCAAAACCCGCCGCCAAGCCCAAGGCCCCCGAGCCTGAAGTTTCCCCCCAGCATCACATCGCCCAGATGCGGCATGACCCTGTCGCGATCCGCCGGGTGTTCGAGACCGGCGAATACCCTTACGCCGTGCATATGCGCACCGCGCCTTATGAAGAGCACATGCTGAAACTCCAGCAGGAATTGCTCAAGGCGCAGCGCTGGGTCGAGACCAGCGGCGAAAAGATCGTCATGCTGTTCGAGGGCCGCGACGCCGCCGGCAAGGGCGGCACGATCAAGCGCTATATGGAACATATGAATCCGCGCACCGCGCGGGTGGTGGCGCTGCAGAAGCCGACCGAGCGCGAGCGCACCCAATGGTTTTTCCAGCGCTATATTTCGCAACTGCCCTCGGCCGGCGAACTCTGCCTGTTCGACCGCTCGTGGTATAACCGCGCCGGGGTCGAGCGGGTCATGGGCTTCTGCACGCCGAGCGAATATCTCGAATTCATGCGCCAGTGCCCGGAAGTCGAGCGCATGCTGACGCGCGCCGGCGTCCGGCTGGTCAAATATTGGTTCTCGGTGTCGCGCGAGGAACAGCGCCGCCGCTTCGAGGCGCGCAAGATCGACCCGCTGAAACAATGGAAGCTGTCGCCGATCGACCTCGCCTCGCTCGACAAATGGGACGAATATACCGAGGCGAAGGAGGCGATGTTCTTCTATACCGACACGGCCGACGCGCCCTGGACCATCATCAAGGCCGACGACAAGAAGCGCGCCCGCCTCAATTGCATGACCCATTTCCTGTGGACTCTGCCCTATCCCAACAAGGACGCCTCGATCGTCAGGCCGCCGGACCCACTGATCGTCGGCTCGACCGAACATGTCATCGGCCATGACATGCACATCATCGAGAAAACCGTGCATCCCGCCAACAAGAGGGGGTGA